The Hippoglossus hippoglossus isolate fHipHip1 chromosome 19, fHipHip1.pri, whole genome shotgun sequence genome has a segment encoding these proteins:
- the LOC117752669 gene encoding zinc finger MIZ domain-containing protein 1-like isoform X3 — protein sequence MSFRIIQEMHIYLLPLCCTNIGTLAQVTFCFAYMTPFFSVPCRDGSFPYDSVPWQQTSNQPPGSLSVVTTVWGVTNTSQSQVLGNPMASNNNPMNPGGNPMGSGMSGNNPGMNSPQFPGPQQQFPNKGNSNQGYMQQGMYGRPNYPGGGGFSGNYPGGPNSGPGGMGIPPHSRPPSDFTQPAAAAAAAAVAAAAATATATATATVAAMQETQNKDMNQYGPMSSSFQMGPNQAYNSQFMSQPGPRGPPSLPGNMGTGMSGSNMSGSPMGMNQPRVQGVGPFVAHGQRMPQQSYAGPRPQTMGMQGMKRPYPGEPSYGGQQYGPNSQFPNQQGQYPTPNASRPPPSPNYPGQRMPGQQLQGQYPPPSGAMGQYYKQEPPFNGQTNNFSGSGYQYSQGNVNGPPRPVGNYPHSPVPGNPTPPMTPGSNIPPYLSPNQDVKPPFPPDIKPNITALPPLPANHNEELRLTFPVRDGVVLEPFRLEHNLAVSNHVFHLRPSVAQTLMWRSDLELQFKCYHHEDRQMNTNWPASVQVSVNATPLTIERGDNKTSHKPLHLKHVCHPGRNTIQITVTACCCSHLFVLQLVHRPSVRSVLQGLLKKRLLPAEHCITKVKRNFSSVAASSGNATLNGEDGVEQTAIKVSLKCPITFRRIQLPARGHDCKHVQCFDLESYLQLNCERGTWRCPVCNKTALLEGLEVDQYMWGILNAIQNSEFEEVTIDPTCSWRPVAIKSDIHIKEDPDGPLAKRFKTMSPSQMIMPNVMEMIAQLGPGPSPYPSLPSQQGGNNSEYGGQGNSYQGHGNFDFPHGAPGGTSMNDFMHGPQLSHPPDMPNSMMTQDKPLSHNMPDSLPHSAGNDQSHGPLQQSLHASPHPGSQSGQHLHHSGPPLPSRLGPPSQQQQQQQQQQQQQQQQQQQQQQQQQQQQQQPGPNNHPHGDLTFNPSSSLDSQAGSDMPEPSLDLLPELANPDELLSYLDPPDLPSNSNDDLLSLFENN from the exons ATGTCTTTCCGTATCATCCAGGAAATGCacatatactt actaccGCTGTGCTGCACAAATATTGGTACATTGGCACAggtcacattttgttttgcctaCATGACACCGTTTTTCTCTGTTCCCTGCAGAGATGGGTCTTTTCCCTACGACTCCGTTCCCTGGCAACAGACCTCCAATCAGCCTCCAGGTTCGTTGTCTGTGGTGACCACCGTCTGGGGCGTGACCAACACCTCGCAGAGCCAG GTGTTGGGGAATCCCATGGCCAGCAACAACAATCCAATGAACCCTGGGGGCAACCCTATGGGCTCGGGTATGTCTGGTAACAATCCAGGGATGAACTCACCTCAGTTCCCTGGTCCTCAGCAGCAGTTCCCCAATAAAGGCAACTCCAACCAGGGCTACATGCAGCAGGGCATGTATGGACGACCCAACTACCCGGGAGGAGGAGGCTTCAGTGGAAA TTACCCTGGAGGGCCCAATTCTGGACCTGGTGGAATGGGCATCCCTCCACACTCCCGTCCTCCTTCAGACTTCACCCAGCCAGCCGCtgcagccgccgccgctgcaGTAGCTGCTGCCGCCGCCACGGCAACAGCCACCGCAACGGCAACTGTAGCTGCCATGCAGGAAACCCAGAACAAGGACATGAACCAATATGGGCCG ATGAGTTCCTCTTTCCAGATGGGACCAAACCAGGCGTACAACAGCCAGTTCATGAGCCAGCCAGGACCCCGTGGTCCTCCGTCCCTCCCTGGGAACATGGGCACAGGCATGAGTGGATCCAACATGAGTGGGTCCCCCATGGGAATGAACCAGCCCAGGGTTCAAGGCGTAGGACCTTTTGTGGCCCACGGCCAGAGGATGCCCCAGCAAAGTTATGCAGGACCTCGGCCTCAGACCATGGGTATGCAGGGCATGAAAAGGCCGTACCCAGGGGAG CCAAGCTATGGAGGACAGCAGTATGGACCAAACAGCCAGTTCCCTAACCAGCAGGGGCAATACCCCACACCCAACGCCTCCAGGCCGCCGCCGTCCCCCAACTACCCCGGCCAAAGGATGCCAGGACAGCAGCTACAGGGCCAATACCCGCCACCCAGCGGTGCCATGGGCCAGTACTATAAG CAAGAGCCACCGTTTAATGGCCAAACAAATAACTTCTCTGGAAGTGGTTATCAGTACAGCCAGGGTAATGTGAACGGG CCGCCCAGACCGGTGGGTAACTACCCTCACTCTCCAGTGCCAGGCAACCCCACCCCTCCGATGACCCCAGGAAGTAACATCCCTCCATACCTGTCGCCAAACCAGGACGTGAAGCCACCCTTCCCTCCTGACATCAAACCAAATATCACCGCTCTCCCTCCACTCCCAG CCAACCACAATGAGGAGCTGCGCCTAACGTTCCCTGTGCGAGACGGTGTCGTCCTAGAGCCTTTCAGGCTAGAGCATAACCTGGCTGTCAGCAACCACGTCTTCCACTTACGGCCCTCCGTAGCCCAGACGCTCATGTGGAG ATCAGACCTGGAGCTGCAGTTCAAGTGCTATCATCACGAAGACCGTCAAATGAACACCAACTGGCCGGCATCGGTCCAAGTCAGCGTCAACGCCACACCGCTCACCATCGAGAGGGGCGACAATAAGACCTCCCACAAACCCCTGCACTTGAAACACGTCTGCCATCCGGGGAGGAACACAATCCAGATCACAGTCACcgcctgctgctgt TCGCACTTGTTTGTACTGCAGCTGGTCCACAGGCCCTCGGTTCGCTCTGTCCTCCAGGGCTTACTGAAGAAGAGGCTTCTGCCTGCAGAGCACTGCATCACCAAAG TTAAGAGGAACTTCAGTAGTGTAGCAGCATCATCGGGCAACGCCACGCTCAACGGTGAGGACGGCGTCGAGCAGACGGCCATCAAGGTTTCCCTTAAGTGTCCGATCACCTTCCGGCGAATACAGCTTCCAGCGAGAGGCCACGACTGCAAACACGTTCAA TGTTTCGATTTGGAATCATATTTACAACTAAACTGTGAGCGGGGGACATGGCGATGTCCTGTATGCAA TAAAACGGCGTTGTTAGAAGGACTTGAAGTGGACCAGTATATGTGGGGAATCTTGAACGCGATACAAAA CTCGGAGTTTGAGGAGGTGACCATTGACCCGACATGTAGTTGGCGGCCGGTGGCTATCAAATCTGACATCCACATCAAGGAGGATCCGGACGGACCACTGGCCAAGAGGTTCAAGACGATGAGTCCCAGCCAGATGATCATGCCCAATGTGATGGAGATGATAGCGCAGCTCGGCCCCGGACCCTCGCCGTACCCGTCGCTACCTTCTCAGCAAGGGGGCAACAACAGCGAATATGGCGGCCAAG GTAACAGTTACCAGGGGCACGGGAACTTTGACTTCCCTCACGGCGCCCCTGGTGGTACGTCGATGAATGACTTCATGCACGGTCCCCAGCTGTCTCACCCGCCTGACATGCCCAACAGCATGATGACCCAAGACAAGCCACTCTCCCACAACATGCCTGACTCG ttaCCTCACTCTGCCGGCAATGACCAATCGCATGgtccactgcagcagagcttACATGCGTCTCCACACCCTGGCAGCCAATCAGGGCAGCACCTACACCACAGCGGACCTCCCCTTCCCTCGCGACTAGGTCCGCCTTctcagcaacagcagcagcagcagcagcaacagcagcagcagcaacagcagcaacagcagcagcagcaacagcagcagcagcagcagcagcagcctggccCCAACAACCATCCCCACGGCGACCTGACCTTCAACCCCTCCAGCAGTTTGGACAGCCAAGCTGGGTCGGACATGCCCGAGCCATCTTTAGAC CTCCTCCCAGAACTCGCGAACCCAGACGAGCTGTTGTCGTACCTGGATCCCCCGGATCTCCCCAGCAATAGCAACGACGACCTTCTATCGCTCTTCGAGAACAACTGA